The region gttttcttttgagtgtGTAATGGTCTTTGGAAAGATTTTACCTGGACCTACAAAGTGTAAAAATCCTTATATGTGATATCGCCTCCTCTCGGtctgtttttttccttttgggttTCCGCAaaaatcttggtgtcattatcactcttttttattcttgttgattaACCATATCACTGCTACGTTATTATTCCGTCAGaaataccgtgaatattatttcgAAGTGTTTATTCAACAATCGTATCGCAACACAAGTGTTTTGCtcatttatgaaatattttttgtcAGTTTGTACTATACCAAGAAAAAAGTCCGAGTAAAGTACGAGGTAGCAAAATTCAACTAAAGATAGCGTTTCTCAACATGGCAGAGAGAAGGATGGGGATCCGCTCATCCAACAAGGATGATCGCACAAGGCACTAGTGGAAAAAATCCAAAAGTTCTTCGAATCCATTAAAGTTGAGGATCgggaagaaaatggatgaaaaaggCTGCTAAAGGTGATTAGGTTGCACTTAACAGATGATGTGGTCAATAACATCATCGATGAAGAGACCGGATGTGGTATTTGGACAAAGGTTGGAAAACTTATACATGTCCAAGATGCTGACAAATAAATTGTACCTAAAGAAATAGTTATACACCCCCGTATACATGCGAGACACAAATTTTTTGTCACATTTAAAACGTGTTTAATGGATTAATCATACAATTGTCAACCTCGAGAGTAAAGATCGAAAGGAAGATAAAGCCATCGTGCTCCCCGAACTCGTTGCCATTATCTTATGACAATTTGGCAACAACCATCTTGCATGGTAAGGACTCAATCGAGTCAAGGATGTCACAATCAGCCTCTTCTACTCAATgagaagatgagaaagaagCCCGAAAAATCATGGCTAGGCTCGCCATCACCAGTAGTGAGGCGGAGTTACCAAAGCCGGGTTCGAGCAACTATGGTAGATCCGGGAGCCGGAAATCTAAGATTCGATCCAAGTCAAAAGCCGTAAATCGCTACAATTACGCGATCAACCAAGTCACTACAAAAAAAGATTGTCAAATCTAAAAGGggcaaaggaaagaaagggtgagAAGAATGACGACAACACAATCGCCACGGTGCAAAACAATGATAATGTTATTCTCTTCATAAACGAGGAAGAGGAATGCGTACGCACCGCAAAGTTCGAGTCGAATGGGTGATTGATACAAGAAGATCTTACCATGCCACACCGGTAAAGAGATCTTTTACGTATATGTAAGCAGATTCGGACTATGAAAAAAACGGTAACACAAGTTACTCAAAGATTGCGGGGATCGGAGACATTTGTATCAAGACAAATGTCGGATGCACATTGGTTCTAAGGACGTGCGCCACATGCCCTCGATTTGTCATCGAACTTGATCTAATTGGTTGACCGAGATGGATACGAGAACTATTTTGCAAATCAAAAATGAGACTCACCCGGGATCATTGGTGATTGCAAAAGGAGTTGCTCGTAGCACGTTATACAGGACAAATGCAGAAATATGCCGAGGTGAATTGACCGCGGCTCAAGATGAGACCTCTAATTATGTTGAGCCGCCCCTGCGCGTCACAATGTACATTCTCTCGGATTAGATGTGATGAAGTCCATCCCATTTGGCGGTAATTGGCATGTGCCAATTTAGTTGGCTACAAATTGAACTTGAAGCCAAAGGAAAATACTTGGAgccaaagaaaaattcttggagccaaaggcaaaaaaaaattgtggattacaaattttggaattttttctttttcttctttttgtgctTGGAGGCCAAGTTTGGTCTCCTATAAATGGAGAGCCATTCTTCCATTTGTAAACACACcaataaaaagagaaagaagagtgaGGCATTCACAGATAAGAAATATTCTCAGCAGGAAAAATAAAGAGTGTGAGCGATATTGTAGTGAGGTGGAAAATCTTAAAAGAGGGTTGTTTCTTTTGAGTGTGTAGTGGTCTTTGGAGTATTTTACTCAGACCTACAAAGTGTAAAATCCTTGCTATAATGATATCAATTGCTCCTCTCGGCCTGTGGTTTTTCCCTTTTgagtttccacgtaaaaatcttggtgtcattatcgctcttttttattcttgttgattaACCATATCACGGTGCTACGCTATTATTCCGCTGTAAATATCGTGAATATTATTTCTGTGGCGGGTTTATTCCCAACACGATGCATGTACATGTCTTGATCAATTGTTAGCGGCGGGCAGTGGCATACGAGGATTTTGTATAAATGGTGTTgacatttgaagaaaaaaacgAATAAACAAATTACAGTAGCAAAATCATAACCCATTGCACCTTCGGGTGTGGCTGAGTTGGTTTGAGGGGAGGCCTCCCTAAGGGAGGTCGCGGGTtcgaaccccccccccccccaatgcCTTCTCAGTCGAGCCTGTCGCAcagggcttgcctagtgcggttTACATCCCCTGTGGGGTTTGCAGGCTATTCCACAGTGGGGGGTTTACCcagtgcgcacccgaagggtagcggctgcgggttttCACgagtttccaaaaaaaaaaaaatcataacccATTGATATACAATGGTTCCGACAGGTTTCCTTTTTTCTTGACGAGTATACCTGGAGGTTTGAATTGTCACAATTCAATAATCAGGAAGTTTTTATGGAGTATAAACcttttgttgaaaaaaatgTTAGATACCAAGAGTGATACGATACCATATGTAAAAGAATGTTGAAGGCATGATTTTAACCATGGCAATACCTCCTCATATAAAGAGTAAAATAGGTACTATGAGTGAATTTGAACTCAAGACACTTTTTGGAGTTTTAACTTAATTCTACAAGTAAGTATAAACAAGGCTTGCTACAAAAAATGATCTTATAAAAGTGAAACATGGAACAGCtcgagcatatatatatatatatcgaattCCTGGAGTTCGAGCTTATAATCAAAGTGAAATTTCAGGACATATCCTGGAATTTGAACTTATACATTTCATGTCTCACTCCAGCATAGTGTGCTGGAATTTAATTTCTGTTGTGGAAGTTCAGAATCCAGCACAGTGTGGTGGAGTTTGACATACGTGAGTATTGAACTCCAGTACGATGTGCTGGAATTTCACATTTGAAACTTTTAACTCCTAGACAGTAGACAATGTTCTCATATTATGAAAAACCTACTCCTATATTTATGCCTCttcaaatggaaaaataaggaTGAAAAGGTCTTTGTAGCTGAAAGCGAACTGTTTTTTAATTGCATTTCGAACGGTGGTTAATTATTAAAGAGCGGACCAAAAGTGACTAGCCTGTGTCGAGATTCATCCGCCTTTAACTGATAGAAGAACATTCCTATTTACTtactgattaaaaaaaaaaaaatagaattgaaGTTAACATAAAACTTAGATGTGGATGCAGAATTAAAGTATTAAGGAGTACTTAATTACTAGTGGTTAGTCAATAAATGTTTCATTATTGTGAGTGAGTGAGGCCAATATAAGATAAGAACAAGTACTCCTAATGGACAGGAATCAGGATAAACTAATTGTTACTTAATTTAAAAATCACCCCTCAATTTAGTAGTTAAGTTATGTTTAAAATAGAAAGTGCACCGGTTGTGGACCCATTTGACCttaacatatatgtacatacaactttaatgatatttttattcACTAGTGTTATCAGGAATATTATGAAAAGTACAGAACTTTTTCAGCTTAATTAGCTGGGcgaaattaataatttatactgTAATACATTAATCAttagtattaattatatgaggGATTtgtcatttctctttttacttTGTCGTATCTATGCTGAGATTATACAATAAATCCAAGCTATGTCATCAAGAGACAGGCTGGCAAAGATCTTTGAGATGCATGCATATATGTCCATCTACTAGTTTCTGATGTAACAATTGGTCTCTGATCTTTCTATTTGGGAAGTGTGAACTGCGACGTGTCTCATATGTgtacttctaatttttttttacactatcaaatTATTCAAAGAATATATAAAGTTAAAAAATTTCAACGTATAATTTGGTTGGGTTGAGAATTAGGAGGTCGCGCGCAGGGCCGATTAGAGGGCCAAGCCACTAAAGCGGGCGTTTTAGGCCCCAAAGTTTTGGGGGctccttttttttcatttggtaTTTGGTATCTGTATTGAATTTTCCGATTAATTCGATTTGACACGCATGAAAGTTGATTAAAGAGAGAAAGCATTCTTAGCAAGATTTTTTTATTCGAGGCTAACCCAAGTTAGCTTTAAATGAGGCCTAATTTTTAGCTACAATAGATTTATaagttaatttttcttttttaaaaatattgagcagaaaaaataaggcctCCCGTTAAAGTTGGCTTTAGGCCACAAATATTATTGAGCCGCCCCTGGCCGCGCCCTATCCCATCAACTTAAGCCTCGCTATGAAAACTGACGCTATCTAACTCTGTGTGAGCAGCTCCGCTCCTACTTCAGTTAACGCTCGGCCCTCCTCCTTCCCCTCTAACCTCTCGTTCCACCCATTTTTTACCTTTAAATCGGACCTAGCAGCAGTTGCAGTGATATAGATAATGTTCATTAGATCTAATAGTCAAAGATTGGTTAGCTGCTAACTGCTATAATAGGTAAATGTGACATTATGGTGTGTATACATTACTTATCTGCCATATTGAATAGTGAAAACAATGTCATCGTTCTGATATCTAATTATCAAGTCACCCAAAGAATATATATCCTTTTTAAACTAtcaaataaagatgacttaataatatAGAAATTACTTACACttacatataatcttccaaaaaATAAGGGATACGCGTTTTCTTCGGATCCTTATTCTCTTCTTCCCAGAATATATGATggaatattatacatataagtCTCCTTAAacttcataattttaaaaataagaaagattATCTCTCATAACAAATAAAGATGACTTGATAATAATAAGTAGCCAAAATCTAACGTTATTTCgcattaaaaaattaatttgtattttaatccttaatttggaaaaaatttttcCTAAGTAAATAAGTTCCAAACACACGGAAAACAAGTTTTAGTGCATGCTATCTTGTCTTCCCTAACCCCTAACACTCCGTCTACTCTCTTGAAACAATATTTTCGGTTTACTTACTAAATACTACCAAATAATAAGTAGCCAAAATCACTTATttcgcacaaaaaaaaaaaatttgtaggaaaacatttttcctaAGTACCAAACACACCTTTAGTGTCTATCTATGCATTTAATACGCCCTCCatctatttttacttgtcatgtattGGCTTGGCACGCCTATAAAGGAGCCAGAAATAGAATAATAATTTTAGTATATCACTCCTAATTATTGCTAAATAACCTAACGATTGAAACCAATtaaaccttactagaaaaattGTGCAACCAACTTATTGAATATTGTGTTCCAAAACTCACGTATTCCCCataaaaaaatagtaatttcgAAGTGTTGGAAAAAGGAATTGGAAAATcttccttattaatattaagggtaaatagaaataaaatggtaaattatctcttggGTTTCAaaactgaacaagtaaaaatggacaaatatttttaatatacaagACAAGTAAAAAATTGATAGAGGGAGTAAGTAGAAGGCCGTTAGTTTgcctttattattttttagctcatatataaattattattaccTACCAGTGTAACACTGATTATAGAGtttaagttataagtatatcaTGAATgtagtttttcttttatatcaTCGGGTCATCTTTACTTTTTTATAATGTggcttattttcaagattacagATCCCCCAATTTAATTAAGGAGACTTACCTGTAGATGTTGTTTAGATGATTTGATAGCGTAAATAGTAGTAATTTTATGACGATGTATATAACTAAAACTCTAGTTATATAGTACATGGATATATAGCTTATATTTAACAGTTCCTgaatttgttatattttttatataatggTGGCAGCATCCAAAGTGGTTCATGCACAGCCTTGTAGTGGTGGAGGAAAAGTGGAAGTGGTGGCTAAAGCAAGTAATACTGGGAAAATAATAAGACCCAATTTGAAATTGTACAGTTTAGTGGAATTGAAAAGAGCAACGAGAAACTTTAGACCAGATACATTATTAGGGGAAGGAGGTTTTGGTAGTGTTTATAAAGGCTGGGTTGATGAGAATACCTTAGTTCCTTCTAAAGTTGGCTTTGGAATGGCCGTTGCTGTAAAAAAATCTAATGCAGATAGCCAGCAAGGTCTCAACGAATGGCAGGTAAAttaaatagggaaaagggtaaagAATGCCcctctattttggaaaaagggctaaaaatatccttcattactattttgggttaaaaataccCCACATCATTAAAGTTTTGAAATATAGCcctgtcttaacggaaatccTCAACATAActcgatttcatttttaaacccggctcaactaaataaaaaacccaTAAGGGTTACCCGCTCCTGTGCCAAGTGGCTCCAGATGTTGGACTCGGGAACAAGTTAATCGCATGTGTTTTTTATGTAGTTGAGTCGGATTTAAATGgtgggtttaaaaatgaaatcgggttatgttGGGGATTTTCATTAAgacagggatatatttgaaaactttaatgacgggaggggtattttttacccaaatttgtaatggagggtatttttagctcttttcccaaagtagaggagcattttttacccttttcccaaTTAAAAATGAGTTTAAGTTAGTAATCCCTTGATTCGGTAAAAACATACTAGCATCGGATGTTTGCACCAAACTATACTAATTTACCatgcactacaagaaagtacagAAATGGCACAACTCTTTGGCAACAAACATCATATTGTTGGCCAAAATTCAATATTTGACAACAACttggttttattgttggcatatataatgaaactttttaaaatgaacttttttttttggtcatatattgactattgttgcaaaaagtacttttgccaacaacaaaaaaattgttgcacgTCGTTACAATAACAACCGATgggaaaagtttatgcaacaacaaaaaaaatgttgttgccaaaagtactttttgcaacaatggTCAATACTATGGCAATGAAAATTTTTATTGCCAAATGTattctttcttgtagtgatgGTTAAGTGATTTAATAAGGAGTAATAATTTCTATTAGTTAATAAGTTGTTAAATATGGAGTAATAAAGTGTGTGTGCAAACATACGACATGCATCTATTGATTGGGTGTAAACATatggttcacttttacttgtctagttTGCATTTTGCATTTCCTTTAAGAAAAGATTAATTAAgtacttttttctttaaattatccttattattaATGGTACTAGATTATTAACTAAGTGTTTATTTATCACATTATCCTTATTAATGGTACTTTAGAGATCTAAATTTGACAATTTAACTTGACAATTAGTGGCTACTTAATGACAAggataaaattgaaagaaaacaaTTAATGTTGTCTTCATTTACTAAAGTGGAGTAGATATACAAAAGAGAACGAAGGGAATAgtattgtaaaaatattttctacacTGTCAgcttggtttataaatttaatttggTTATCACTTACTCATACTCTTATTTTATCATAGAATTTAATTATCTATTTTTTACTTGATCAATACATAAAATGTTTTCAAATCGAACATATACACGTTTCTATATGAATtcttacaaaaatatataattgtGTGGGCAGGCAGAAGTAGAGTTTCTGGGAAAATTTAGTCATCCAAATCTAGTGAAATTAATCGGATATTGCTGGGAGCAGAAGCAATTCCTGCTGGTATATGAATACATGCAGAAAGGGAGTTTAGATAATCACCTTTTCAGAAGTAAGAGCCTCATTAatattttttcctcttcaaaTTAATCACTTTTTAGTTATGAGTCCAAGTATAcattatcaagaaaaaaaaattgatactattattattgttgGAAAATGAATTACTAGAAGAGGGTGCAGACACACTTTCCTGGGACACACGAATTAAGATATTAATAGGAGCAGCTCGAGGTCTTGTTTTTTTGCACACAACAAAGAAGCAAGTCATTTACCGTGATTTTAAAGCTGCCAACATTTTACTGGATGGGGTAATTGCTCTAATATAACTTAatgaattttttgttttattaccAACTAATTATTAACAAGGAGATTATTTGTTCCAAATTTAGGACTACAACGCCAAGCTTTCTGATTTTGGACTTGCTAAGCTAGGTCCTGCAAATGGCGAATCACATGTGACAACAGGAGTTATGGGTACTTATGGCTATGCAGCTCCAGAATACATGGCCTCTGGTAATTTTTACCTTCCTATTTTCTTCTATATATC is a window of Lycium ferocissimum isolate CSIRO_LF1 chromosome 12, AGI_CSIRO_Lferr_CH_V1, whole genome shotgun sequence DNA encoding:
- the LOC132039307 gene encoding probable serine/threonine-protein kinase PIX13 — protein: MVAASKVVHAQPCSGGGKVEVVAKASNTGKIIRPNLKLYSLVELKRATRNFRPDTLLGEGGFGSVYKGWVDENTLVPSKVGFGMAVAVKKSNADSQQGLNEWQAEVEFLGKFSHPNLVKLIGYCWEQKQFLLVYEYMQKGSLDNHLFRKGADTLSWDTRIKILIGAARGLVFLHTTKKQVIYRDFKAANILLDGDYNAKLSDFGLAKLGPANGESHVTTGVMGTYGYAAPEYMASGHLSVKSDVYGFGVVLLEIITGRRVLDLNRPNGEQNLVDWAKPLLPDKKKLRKLMDTRLEGQYPSKAAFQVLQLILQCLENITT